Proteins found in one Thunnus maccoyii chromosome 5, fThuMac1.1, whole genome shotgun sequence genomic segment:
- the LOC121897273 gene encoding Fanconi anemia core complex-associated protein 24-like, with the protein MKIIVSGGVKILFENELGVADFHLPNKSCILYVSECDIIAGNGYKRKLVRYRNASSSFQQLVLVENTRLSEQYFSAVQKFVVFDLGLTLLPVSGQTEASQLITQMVHGESRENPFRRRSASGLLDPLVLALVQQVPGVGRVKALALLQHFPSIQQLCNAAPAELETIVGQAAAQQIHSFFHKATATGT; encoded by the exons atgaaaataatcgtta GTGGAGGTGTGAAAATCCTCTTTGAGAATGAGCTCGGTGTGGCAGATTTCCACCTGCCCAACAAAAGCTGCATCCTGTACGTGTCGGAGTGCGACATCATAGCAGGAAACGGCTACAAGAGGAAACTGGTTCGCTACAGAAAT GCCAGCAGCAGCTTCCAGCAGCTGGTGCTGGTGGAGAACACCAGACTCAGTGAGCAGTACTTCTCTGCTGTCCAGAAGTTTGTGGTGTTTGACCTCGGCCTGACTCTCCTGCCGGTCAGCGGGCAGACTGAAGCCTCACAGCTCATCACTCAGATg GTCCATGGGGAGAGCAGGGAGAACCCTTTCAGGCGGAGGAGTGCGTCTGGGCTGTTGGACCCCCTGGTCCTGGCCCTGGTACAGCAGGTCCCGGGGGTGGGCAGGGTCAAAGCTCTGGCCCTGCTGCAGCATTTCCCCAGCATCCAGCAGCTCTGTAACGCCGCCCCCGCCGAGCTGGAGACCATCGTGGGTCAGGCTGCCGCTCAGCAAATCCACAGCTTCTTCCACAAAGCCACAGCTACTGGAACCTGA